From Chryseotalea sp. WA131a:
GAAAGCACCAAACCCTCTTGGGTGTCCTTCCATCGCACCATCGGAACAAATGACGGAGTAATCCCACTTCAAAAAGTTTTGGATGTCTTCTTCACTCATGGAAGTAGCCACAATGGAGCCACTCATTCCAGGGGCAGAAGTTTCTCGGATTACACGCAACAAACCACTGGCTACACTTTCGTTATTTAAGGAAGCAATTTCGCTGATGGTTTTGCCTTCATACTTTGCATTGGGCGGATAGTGTGTCATCACAGAAGCCGAAGGATCAAACAATTCTTGTGTGGCAAACTCAGCACTTTTTAAATTCTCAAAATCTTTCTTGGGAAACAAAACACGTGGCGTTGAACTCCACATGCTGTACGGATAAACATCTGCGGTAACATTGATGCCTTGCGCGCGCGCAGCCAGCAATGCAGCCAGGTACTTGCGGCTATTACCCCACTTGCTACGCATAGCAATTTTGAAATGCGAAATTTGTACGGGTATTTTAGCTTCTCGTCCGATAGAAATAATTTCATCCAGTGCCTCATCAATGTTGATGTCTTCGCTGCGGATGTGGCTAATGTATCGTCCGCCTTTTTCTGCCGCTACTTTCGCCAGCTCAATTACCTCTTCACGATTGGAATAAAAGGCCGATTCGTATTCTAACCCAGTAGCCAAGCCCAACGAACCTTTATCTAATTCTTTCGCCAAAATACTTTTCATCGAATCGACTTCTGCTTTTCTCGCAACTTGAAACAATCGTTGCTTCATCACCTCTCTACGCAAGGTAGAATGCCCCGTGTAAGAGGCAATGTTTACGCTGATGGGGTTTGCTTGTATCATTGCTTTGATTGAATCGATGGGTGCTGAACCTCCATCTTGCCCCACCACAATGGTGGTGATGCCTTGGTTGGTAGCTGCAATAGCGTGTGGATTTTCTTTGAGACCCCAATCATGGTGACTATGGCTATCTATAAACCCAGGCGCTAGCACCATGCCTTTGCCGTCAATCGCTTCTTCATTTGGAAACTTTCGCAAATTACCAACACCTTGTATTCGATTGTTCTGAATACGAACACTTGCTTGATAAGCAGGCAAGCCAGTGCCATCAATGAGTAATACATTGGATATCAAAAAAGTTTGGGGAACGGAGTACGGTTTTCCCTCCCACGCATTTTTAATCAATTGATGAGCTTGGGAATTGCCAGAGTTGTCTAACAAAATAATCGATTGATTTTTATCGATGTATCGAATGATGATGGTGCGAAAGGCAGCCCACCCACCGGTGTGCAATACCGTTTTCCCAACTTGCTCGATGCCCCAGCCAAAACCGTATTGGGTAGCTTCACCATTCAGCAATTTGCCAGGCGTTATTGCTTCTTTAAAAGTAGATTGCTTCACCAACCTATCGGTGTACAAAGCTTGGTCCCACTTATACAAATCTTCTACCGATGAATATACATTTCCATCACCTACAATACCATCTACACGAACCAAATCATCAAGTATATTCTTATCACTCTCCCAATGAAAACCAAACACGCGTGATTTTGGATGTGATTTCATTTTAAGATGATAAATGTAACTGTCTTTCATCTTCAGCGGCACGGCAATATATTTTTGAAAGAATACATCAGGTGACATACCTGACACTTTTTCAACAACGGAAGCAAGCGTTGTATAATTGGTATTGCAATATTCCCATTTCTCACCCGGTTGGAAACTAAGCGGAATTTTTTTGTATGCTAGTAATTCCAGCATCGACTGGTTGGTAAGTGTGTCTAATAAATTCATTCCGTTCAACGCAATATCAAAATACTCCGGCAACCCCGAGGTCTGGTTCATCAAATGACGAATAGTGACGAGTGGGTAAGGAAAGATGGGCAAATACTTTTGCACGGGGTCCTCGTAATGCAGTTTGCCTTGTTCTTTTAGCATCATCACCATCATGGCATAAAACTGCTTGGAAACAGAAGCCAGGTTAAATGATGAAAGGGTTGTAAGTTTTTCTTGTGTTTGACCATTGGCAATTCCGAAGGCCATTTTGTAAAGCACTTTGCCTTTTTCGCCAATCAGCACAGTACCATTGAACAGTTGGCGTTCATGAAGATACGTAAGTATCGAATCGATACGTGTAATTTTCTGCTCGGTGGACTGGGCTGAAACAATGAACGGCCACAAGACCAAAAGACAAACAATCAGTTTTTTCATAAATAAAACGATAAATTAAACTGTCCTACTTTCCTTTCCACCCTGGTCCTCTCACCACTCGGCCTGGCTTTGCGTTGGTATGCTCTCCGTTTTCAAGCACTTGGGTTCCGTTCACAAACACATGCACCATGCCCGTGCTGTATTGGTGTGGGTTTTCAAAAGTAGCATGGTCTTGAATTTTGACTGGGTCGAAAATGGCCAGGTCGGCATAGTAGCCAATTTGTATTGAACCTCGTTTTTCAATTTTTAGGTTGGAAGCAGGCAGCGAGGTCAATCTGCGGATAGCCTCGGCTATTGAAATAACCTTTTCATCTCGCACGTATTTTCCGAGTAGTCGAGAAAAATTTCCGTACGCACGCGGATGCGTGGGTGTCTTCAAAAAGTTTCCGGCTGCAGTGGAAGACTCCGCATCGGAGCCAAAGCTGACATAGGGAAGTTGGATTTGTCGTTTTACGTTTTCTTCGGTCATCAAAAAGTAAGCAGTGCCTACCCGTGTGCCATCCGTAATTACCAAATCCATGGCTGTTTCTTCGGGAGACTTGCCATAAATTTTGGCCACTTGACCCAGTGTCTTACCCATAAAATTTTTGCGAAGCGAATCATTGGTAAAGCCCATCAACAACACCCGATCAAAATCTCCAGCCAACTTCATCAGGTTCTCCCATTTGTTAGTCGGTGTGCGCATTTCTTGCAATGCTTTCTTTCTGATGACAGGGTCTTTCATGCGCTTGATCCATTCTTTGATGCCACCCTCTTGCAACCAAGGTGGCATAGCGGCATCTAATCCTGTTGCACCGGCCACATACGTGTACATATCGGCTGTAATTTTCAAACCCTCTTTGTTGGCATGGTCAATCATGGCGATCACTGAATCAATTTTATTCCAATTGTCTTTGCCGCTAAACTTTAAATGATAAATCTCAGCTGGCAGTTTCGCTTCACGTGCAATGCGAATAGTTTCGTCTATCGCTTCAAAAATAGAATTTCCTTCACTTCGAATATGAGCGATGTACATGCCGCCATATTGAGAAGCAACTTTGCTCAGTTCCACTAACTCTTCAGTGCTGGCGTAGTTGGCTGGTGCATAAATCAATGCAGATGTCACGCCCATCGCCCCTTCCTCCATAGCCGTTTTTACCAATGCCTTCATTCGCTCCAATTCTTCAGGTGAAGCAGCACGATTGGCGTAGCCCAACTCATGAACGCGAACGGTAATCGCACTAACAAAAGAAGCCACGTTTGGGCTTACGCCTCTTTTTTCCAACCCCTCTAGATATTCACCCAGGGTTGTCCAATCAATTTTA
This genomic window contains:
- a CDS encoding D-aminoacylase, which encodes MQRLSILFFLMMFMASCQKQKFDVILRGGTVYDGSGKEGVVMDVGINADTVAFIGDLSKAVGKKEIDAKGLAVAPGFINMLSHCEVSLLFDGNSQSDIRQGVTLEVLGEGSMGPMNDQMKRDDEEAMKRDPDWQYKIDWTTLGEYLEGLEKRGVSPNVASFVSAITVRVHELGYANRAASPEELERMKALVKTAMEEGAMGVTSALIYAPANYASTEELVELSKVASQYGGMYIAHIRSEGNSIFEAIDETIRIAREAKLPAEIYHLKFSGKDNWNKIDSVIAMIDHANKEGLKITADMYTYVAGATGLDAAMPPWLQEGGIKEWIKRMKDPVIRKKALQEMRTPTNKWENLMKLAGDFDRVLLMGFTNDSLRKNFMGKTLGQVAKIYGKSPEETAMDLVITDGTRVGTAYFLMTEENVKRQIQLPYVSFGSDAESSTAAGNFLKTPTHPRAYGNFSRLLGKYVRDEKVISIAEAIRRLTSLPASNLKIEKRGSIQIGYYADLAIFDPVKIQDHATFENPHQYSTGMVHVFVNGTQVLENGEHTNAKPGRVVRGPGWKGK
- a CDS encoding serine hydrolase translates to MKKLIVCLLVLWPFIVSAQSTEQKITRIDSILTYLHERQLFNGTVLIGEKGKVLYKMAFGIANGQTQEKLTTLSSFNLASVSKQFYAMMVMMLKEQGKLHYEDPVQKYLPIFPYPLVTIRHLMNQTSGLPEYFDIALNGMNLLDTLTNQSMLELLAYKKIPLSFQPGEKWEYCNTNYTTLASVVEKVSGMSPDVFFQKYIAVPLKMKDSYIYHLKMKSHPKSRVFGFHWESDKNILDDLVRVDGIVGDGNVYSSVEDLYKWDQALYTDRLVKQSTFKEAITPGKLLNGEATQYGFGWGIEQVGKTVLHTGGWAAFRTIIIRYIDKNQSIILLDNSGNSQAHQLIKNAWEGKPYSVPQTFLISNVLLIDGTGLPAYQASVRIQNNRIQGVGNLRKFPNEEAIDGKGMVLAPGFIDSHSHHDWGLKENPHAIAATNQGITTIVVGQDGGSAPIDSIKAMIQANPISVNIASYTGHSTLRREVMKQRLFQVARKAEVDSMKSILAKELDKGSLGLATGLEYESAFYSNREEVIELAKVAAEKGGRYISHIRSEDINIDEALDEIISIGREAKIPVQISHFKIAMRSKWGNSRKYLAALLAARAQGINVTADVYPYSMWSSTPRVLFPKKDFENLKSAEFATQELFDPSASVMTHYPPNAKYEGKTISEIASLNNESVASGLLRVIRETSAPGMSGSIVATSMSEEDIQNFLKWDYSVICSDGAMEGHPRGFGAFPRFLGKYVRDLKLMPLETAVRKMTSQTAEQLGIKQRGLIAPGYFADLVLFDPVTVLDNAPITNHAALSTGIEMVWVNGKLVYQKQKSVANYPGVFVAR